From one Colletotrichum destructivum chromosome 3, complete sequence genomic stretch:
- a CDS encoding Putative AAA+ ATPase domain, ATPase, AAA-type, core, AAA ATPase, AAA+ lid domain-containing protein, translating to MAKTIDGKVRPLAPFDKTLEKSTLKGASRIYVNRDSLIQLTGSVDNGRRCIVSRNVAQDAAKSTSITEPLHREAALWTLSDKNISPNIILMSEAYREACGFELGDQITITMCEKTVIPDAEAVNILPVTTSERERAEISAWEGAWIGVIRFYLGRAEHVFPGMKFECVAPGAKQMFRITTVDGQTDNVARYVVSTIPSIVSSEEEEEPVQEVVRDVTRLVVSNIPGLHAEEKRLRSFLRGFNTNFVYKGQQKSCGIVIHGGRGTGKSYILSRIAATGWGRVFRIEENDKSSTVEEVFKQARTMQPSIILIDGLQALIGKDRANSTAIIQRLGQQLDQLAEDAVNNGTLPKVVVVATCLDYMTDVPPELQKRTRFERNIPLSIPNAEGRLEILKSFDIPVQPEVKDVMLVKLSQQTHAFNASDLDRLIENSMIISAERLDPDETGYDEETMGTPYLSREDLEQALRSTRPTAMHDVNLKPPTIHWQDVGGQESLKKALRNMITLTTTNDPTVQKLILTPPKGLLLYGPPGCSKTLSAQAMATESGFNFFAVKGAELLNMYVGESERAVRQLFERARAASPSIIFFDEIDSIGGQRAGGGAAAKSQGSVNMLTTLLTEMDGFEALSGVLILAATNRPEAMDPALLRPGRFDRIVYVGPPDAAGREAVFNLYLRKLPLAADVDVAELSRLSEGFSGAEIKQIVNVATEPALNKTLNKTSGQGAADGGARLDGGEMAQDQVRVCMQDIVEAIKSVPKGITQQMLDGYEKWSKQFMKHQNQK from the exons ATGGCCAAGACCATCGATGGCAAGGTCCGCCCCCTCGCGCCATTTGACAAGACACTCGAAAAGTCGACGCTAAAAGGCGCGTCCCGGATCTATGTCAACCGGGACTCCCTCATCCAGCTCACTGGCAGCGTCGACAACGGACGGCGCTGCATTGTGTCGAGAAACGTCGCTCAGGATGCGGCCAAGTCCACGTCCATAACGGAGCCGTTGCATCGCGAGGCGGCTCTGTGGACTTTGTCCGACAAGAACATCAGCCccaacatcatcctcatGAGCGAGgcgtaccgcgaggcctgcgGGTTCGAGCTGGGCGACCAAATCACAATCACCATGTGCGAGAAGACCGTCAtccccgacgccgaggccgtgaaCATCCTACCCGTGACTACGTcggagagagaaagagccGAGATTAGTGCGTGGGAAGGTGCCTGGATTGGGGTGATTCGGTTCTATCTCG GGCGCGCCGAACATGTGTTCCCCGGCATGAAGTTTGAGTGTGTGGCGCCAGGGGCCAAGCAGATGTTCAGGATTACAACCGTCGACGGTCAAACAGACAACGTCGCCCGCTACGTCGTTTCAACAATACCGAGCATCGTCTCcagcgaggaagaagaagagcctGTTCAAGAGGTCGTCCGGGACGTGACacgtctcgtcgtctccaaCATTCCAGGTCTGCACGCCGAAGAGAAGAGGCTGAGGAGCTTCCTCCGCGGCTTTAACACGAACTTCGTCTACAAGGGCCAGCAGAAGTCCTgcggcatcgtcatccacGGCGGTCGGGGCACCGGTAAGTCGTACATCCTGAGCCGTATAGCGGCGACGGGCTGGGGCAGGGTCTTCCGCATAGAGGAGAACGACAAGTCGTCCACGGTGGAGGAGGTCTTCAAGCAGGCGCGGACGATGCAGCCCAGCATTATTCTTATCGATGGCCTGCAGGCCTTGATCGGAAAAGACAGGGCGAATTCCACGGCCATCATCCAGAGATTGGGACAGCAGCTCGaccagctggccgaggatgcGGTGAACAACGGCACCCTCCCCAaggtcgtcgttgtcgccaCTTGCCTGGACTACATGACCGACGTGCCGCCTGAGCTccagaagaggacgaggttCGAGCGAAACATCCCCCTCTCTATACCCAATGCAGAGGGCAGGTTAGAGATCCTCAAATCGTTTGACATACCCGTGCAGCCAGAGGTCAAGGACGTCATGCTGGTCAAGTTGTCACAACAGACGCACGCTTTCAACGCAAGCGATCTCGACAGGCTCATTGAGAACTCAATGATCATCTCGGCGGAGCGGCTGGACCCAGACGAGACGGGgtacgacgaggagacgATGGGGACGCCGTACCTCTCGCGCGAGGACCTGGAGCAGGCACTGCGCTCTACAAGACCAACAGCCATGCACGACGTGAACCTCAAGCCCCCAACGATCCACTGGCaggacgtcggcggccaggagaGCCTCAAGAAAGCCCTGCGCAACATGATCACTCTCACGACGACAAATGACCCGACGGTCCAGAAGCTCATCCTGACACCGCCCAAGGGTCTCCTCCTCTACGGCCCACCGGGCTGCTCCAAGACTCTGTCGGCGCAGGCCATGGCGACCGAGTCGGGGTTTAacttcttcgccgtcaagggcGCGGAGCTGCTCAACATGTACGTGGGCGAGTCGGAGCGGGCGGTGCGGCAGCTGTTCGAGCGGGCGCGCGCCGCAAGCCCCAGCATTATCTTCTTCGACGAGATCGACTCCATCGGCGGGcagcgcgccggcggcggcgcagccGCCAAGAGCCAGGGGTCCGTCAACATGCTTACGACGCTGCTCACCGAGATGGACGGCTTCGAGGCGCTGTCCGGGGTGCTGATCCTCGCGGCGACGAACCGACCGGAGGCTATGGACCCGGCGCTACTTCGCCCCGGCCGCTTCGACCGCATCGTGTACGTCGGTCCGCCAGACGCCGCGGGGCGCGAGGCGGTCTTCAACCTTTACCTGCGGAAGCTGCCGCTCGCGGCCGACGTGGACGTGGCGGAGCTCTCGCGGTTGTCTGAGGGCTTCTCGGGCGCCGAGATCAAGCAAATCGTCAACGTCGCGACGGAGCCGGCGTTGAATAAGACGCTGAACAAGACGTCGGGGCAGGGagcggcggacggcggcgccaggctggacggcggcgagatgGCACAGGACCAGGTGCGGGTGTGCATGCAagacatcgtcgaggccatcaagtcTGTGCCAAAGGGCATCACGCAGCAGATGCTGGACGGGTATGAGAAGTGGTCGAAGCAGTTCATGAAGCACCAGAACCAGAAGTAG